One genomic segment of Streptomyces liangshanensis includes these proteins:
- a CDS encoding MerR family transcriptional regulator, producing MNGDALYAIGDLARRTGLTVKTIRFYSDAGIVPPTDRSPAGYRLYDIDAVARLDLVRTLRDLGLDLSAIRKVLDREVSVPEVASAHADALDVQIRTLRLRRAVLRAVAKRGPTPEELNLMHRLAKLSDSERQRLVNDFIDDTFGGLDASPEFVAMMRAAMPQLPDDPSPEQVEAWVELGELCQDTDFRAAVRRMAEHQAAERAEGDTTGLHHDLTAAVRERVEGALAAGIAPASEGAAPVVDALVGLYAEAFGRADGAEMRGWLVTRLETGADPRAERYWQLLSTINGWPPAPSLAPIFAWFTTALRAAHPCPQAPDGLEGVAPGL from the coding sequence ATGAACGGTGACGCGCTCTACGCGATCGGTGACCTTGCTCGGCGTACCGGGCTGACGGTGAAGACCATTCGGTTCTACTCCGACGCGGGAATCGTGCCGCCGACCGACCGGAGCCCGGCCGGCTACCGGCTCTACGACATCGACGCCGTCGCACGACTGGACCTCGTACGCACCCTGCGCGACCTCGGGCTCGACCTCTCCGCCATCAGGAAGGTCCTCGACCGGGAGGTCTCCGTCCCGGAGGTGGCCTCGGCGCACGCCGATGCCCTGGACGTGCAGATTCGTACGCTGCGTCTGCGGCGGGCGGTGCTGAGGGCGGTGGCCAAGCGTGGTCCCACACCTGAGGAGTTGAATCTCATGCACAGACTCGCCAAGCTCTCCGACAGCGAACGGCAGCGGCTCGTCAACGACTTCATCGACGACACCTTCGGCGGGCTCGATGCCAGCCCGGAGTTCGTGGCCATGATGCGTGCGGCCATGCCGCAACTCCCGGACGATCCCTCACCCGAACAGGTCGAGGCGTGGGTCGAGCTCGGAGAACTCTGCCAGGACACGGACTTCCGCGCCGCCGTCCGGCGCATGGCCGAGCACCAGGCGGCGGAGCGGGCGGAGGGGGACACGACCGGTCTGCATCACGATCTGACCGCGGCGGTGCGGGAGCGGGTGGAGGGGGCTCTCGCGGCGGGGATCGCGCCTGCGTCCGAGGGGGCGGCGCCCGTGGTGGATGCGCTTGTCGGGCTCTACGCGGAGGCGTTCGGGCGGGCTGATGGTGCCGAGATGCGGGGGTGGTTGGTCACTCGGCTGGAGACGGGTGCGGATCCTAGGGCTGAGCGCTACTGGCAGCTTCTGTCGACCATCAACGGTTGGCCGCCGGCGCCCAGTCTCGCCCCCATCTTCGCCTGGTTCACCACCGCGCTGCGCGCGGCCCACCCGTGTCCTCAAGCGCCGGACGGGCTGGAGGGGGTTGCGCCCGGGCTGTGA
- a CDS encoding ATP-binding protein — protein sequence MDRPTAPWRNTTHDWTSTVDAPHLTRIRDDRPTFAPGGTRHLILEVVAYAADEAEARGAGACVITLHADGSVSITDNGRGTDTRADDHGRAVKKPVMASKDLRFFDHPEAQSLPDGHPRRGMSVVAALSEWLVHTNRRAEGAWTQRYESGIPTTDLTPIAADGTTGTTVHFRPDDPVRAVARPLVDELSQLVTPWPHLSVEIADRRGGSPAV from the coding sequence ATGGACAGACCAACAGCTCCGTGGCGCAACACGACGCATGACTGGACGAGCACCGTGGACGCCCCGCACCTCACGCGTATCCGCGACGACCGACCCACGTTCGCACCGGGCGGTACGAGGCACCTCATCCTCGAAGTTGTCGCCTACGCGGCCGACGAGGCGGAGGCGCGGGGTGCCGGAGCCTGCGTGATCACCCTCCACGCCGACGGATCGGTCTCGATCACGGACAACGGCCGAGGCACTGACACCCGCGCCGACGACCACGGCCGAGCCGTGAAGAAGCCCGTGATGGCGTCCAAGGACCTTCGATTCTTCGACCACCCCGAGGCCCAGTCGCTTCCCGACGGCCATCCACGCCGCGGCATGTCCGTCGTCGCCGCGCTCAGCGAATGGCTCGTCCACACCAACCGCCGCGCGGAAGGAGCCTGGACCCAACGCTACGAGTCCGGCATCCCCACGACGGACCTGACACCGATCGCTGCCGACGGCACGACAGGTACCACCGTCCACTTCCGCCCGGACGACCCCGTACGCGCGGTGGCCCGCCCCCTGGTGGACGAGCTGTCGCAGCTCGTCACACCCTGGCCGCACCTGTCCGTAGAGATCGCCGACCGCCGAGGCGGCTCCCCGGCGGTGTGA
- a CDS encoding GlxA family transcriptional regulator, with translation MTERSVLVVLFDDVQSLDVTGPVEVFSGAARFTGDPDAYRIRTASLDGGPVRTSSGLTLVPDTTLDAAAAPHTLLVPGGAGTRSPDPRLIAWLRENADRAGRLVSVCTGALLLAEAGLLDGRRATTHWAAADRLSRMYPAVDVAPDPIFVRDGRVSTSAGVTSGIDLALALVEEDLGREAALTVARHLVVFLRRPGNQAQFSVRLAAQTAQRGPLRDVQTWIGEHPGGDLSVESLAERARLSPRHFARAFRAETGTTPGRYVDRVRLEHARMLLEDSADGVEEISRASGYGTPEAMRRAFVKTLGTSPAEYRHRFHPTHP, from the coding sequence ATGACAGAGCGATCCGTGCTGGTCGTCCTCTTCGACGACGTGCAGAGTCTCGACGTGACCGGTCCGGTGGAGGTGTTTTCCGGCGCCGCGCGCTTCACCGGTGACCCCGACGCGTACCGCATCCGTACGGCCTCCTTGGACGGCGGCCCCGTCCGCACCTCCAGCGGGCTGACGCTCGTCCCCGACACGACGCTCGACGCGGCCGCGGCGCCGCACACCCTGCTCGTACCGGGGGGAGCGGGCACCCGCAGCCCCGATCCCAGGTTGATCGCCTGGCTGCGGGAGAACGCGGATCGCGCCGGGCGGCTGGTGTCGGTCTGCACCGGCGCCCTGCTGCTGGCCGAGGCGGGGCTGCTCGACGGGCGGCGGGCGACCACGCACTGGGCGGCGGCGGACCGGCTGTCCCGGATGTACCCGGCGGTGGACGTCGCGCCGGACCCGATCTTCGTACGGGACGGCCGGGTCTCCACCTCCGCGGGGGTGACGTCGGGCATCGACCTGGCCCTGGCGCTCGTGGAGGAGGACCTGGGCCGGGAGGCGGCGCTCACCGTCGCCCGCCACCTGGTGGTGTTCCTCCGGCGCCCGGGCAACCAGGCGCAGTTCAGCGTCCGGCTCGCGGCCCAGACGGCCCAGCGCGGCCCGCTGCGGGACGTGCAGACGTGGATCGGGGAACACCCCGGCGGCGATCTGTCCGTCGAGTCGCTGGCGGAGCGCGCACGGCTGTCGCCCCGTCACTTCGCCCGCGCCTTCCGCGCGGAGACCGGCACCACGCCGGGCCGGTACGTGGACCGCGTTCGCCTCGAACACGCCCGCATGCTGCTGGAGGACAGCGCCGACGGCGTCGAGGAGATCTCCCGCGCGAGCGGCTACGGCACCCCGGAGGCAATGCGCCGTGCCTTCGTAAAAACCCTGGGCACGTCCCCCGCGGAGTACCGCCACCGCTTCCACCCCACCCACCCCTGA
- a CDS encoding SCO6745 family protein yields the protein MTTLPERAARRCYSAMNPIHSTLYFSPDLGREFGEKGVRDSDAVYFAARAAPLGPVGAGVVAATFYNFNHELIARHVPAVWDTVSPQAALDARLRAVDTLLRRLLGDEAVASPEMAEAAGLALRAAEGCARHARPLYAANADLPVPDAPHLAYWHATTLLREHRGDGHLTALLAAGLDPVEALVSHTASGRGMTPKWATTSRGWSAGQWEAAGERLRERGLLAADGELTPAGEDLRKALEDETNRLDVAPYAWLGEAGVARLTELAGGFTGTALVAGAFPADLIGKR from the coding sequence ATGACGACTCTGCCCGAGCGGGCCGCGCGACGCTGCTACTCCGCGATGAACCCGATCCACTCGACCCTGTACTTCTCCCCCGACCTCGGGCGGGAGTTCGGCGAGAAGGGCGTCCGGGACTCCGACGCCGTCTACTTCGCCGCGCGGGCGGCGCCCCTCGGCCCGGTCGGCGCGGGGGTCGTCGCCGCGACCTTCTACAACTTCAACCACGAGCTGATCGCCCGGCACGTGCCCGCCGTCTGGGACACCGTCTCCCCGCAGGCCGCCCTGGACGCCCGGCTGCGGGCCGTGGACACCCTGCTGCGCCGGCTCCTCGGCGACGAGGCCGTGGCCTCCCCGGAGATGGCCGAGGCGGCCGGGCTGGCGCTGCGTGCCGCCGAGGGGTGCGCCCGCCACGCCCGCCCGCTCTACGCGGCCAACGCCGACCTGCCCGTACCGGACGCCCCGCACCTGGCGTACTGGCACGCCACCACCCTCCTGCGGGAACACCGCGGCGACGGGCACCTGACCGCCCTGCTCGCGGCCGGCCTGGACCCCGTGGAGGCGCTGGTCAGCCACACCGCCAGCGGGCGGGGCATGACGCCGAAGTGGGCCACCACCAGCCGGGGCTGGTCCGCCGGCCAGTGGGAGGCGGCCGGGGAGCGGCTGCGCGAGCGCGGACTGCTGGCGGCCGACGGGGAGCTGACCCCGGCGGGCGAGGACCTGCGCAAGGCCCTGGAGGACGAGACGAACCGGCTGGACGTGGCGCCCTACGCGTGGCTGGGCGAGGCGGGGGTGGCCCGCCTCACCGAGCTGGCCGGCGGCTTCACCGGTACGGCGCTCGTGGCCGGCGCGTTCCCGGCGGACCTCATAGGCAAGCGCTGA
- a CDS encoding NAD(P)/FAD-dependent oxidoreductase, protein MNGDVIVVGGGVIGLTTALVLAENGRRVRLWTRDPVARTTSAVAGALFWPYRIEPERLVGAWLEQSLTRYEEMARRPDETGVRVVPGVMADTSPDGLGSWASRLGELREAREDELPDGYRQGLRAAVPLIDMPTHLRYLKGRLRAAGGTVEVRTATALREPAAEAPVVVNCSGLGARELAADASVRPVRGQLVVVANPGIDEWFVSAVAGAAETTYMLPQPYGVLLGGTSTDNAWDLSAHPADAAAIVARCARIRPDLAGARVLEHRVGLRPARPRVRLEAVPLPGGGRLVHNYGHGGAGVTVAWGCAEDAARLVAGPGPAGPVSTSPPAGRA, encoded by the coding sequence ATGAACGGCGATGTGATCGTGGTCGGGGGCGGGGTCATCGGACTGACCACCGCGCTGGTGCTCGCGGAGAACGGCCGCCGGGTCCGGCTGTGGACGCGCGACCCGGTCGCGCGGACCACGTCGGCGGTGGCCGGCGCGCTGTTCTGGCCGTACCGCATCGAGCCCGAGCGGCTCGTGGGCGCGTGGCTGGAGCAGTCGCTGACCCGGTACGAGGAGATGGCGCGGCGGCCGGACGAGACGGGGGTCCGGGTGGTCCCCGGGGTGATGGCGGACACCTCGCCGGACGGCCTCGGGTCCTGGGCGTCCCGGCTCGGGGAGTTGCGCGAGGCCCGCGAGGACGAGCTGCCCGACGGCTACCGGCAGGGGCTGCGGGCGGCCGTTCCGCTGATCGACATGCCGACCCATCTGCGGTACCTGAAGGGGCGGTTGAGGGCGGCGGGCGGCACGGTCGAGGTGCGGACGGCCACGGCGTTGCGCGAACCGGCCGCCGAGGCGCCGGTGGTGGTCAACTGCTCCGGTCTCGGGGCGCGCGAGCTGGCGGCGGACGCGTCCGTGCGGCCGGTGCGCGGGCAGTTGGTGGTGGTGGCGAACCCGGGCATCGACGAGTGGTTCGTCTCCGCCGTCGCGGGCGCCGCGGAGACGACGTACATGCTGCCGCAGCCGTACGGGGTCCTCCTCGGCGGTACGTCGACCGACAACGCCTGGGACCTGAGCGCCCATCCGGCCGACGCGGCGGCGATCGTCGCGCGCTGCGCGCGGATACGCCCCGACCTGGCGGGCGCACGGGTCCTGGAACACCGGGTGGGCCTGCGCCCGGCCCGGCCACGGGTCCGCCTGGAGGCGGTCCCGCTGCCGGGCGGCGGACGGCTGGTGCACAACTACGGCCACGGCGGCGCGGGCGTCACGGTGGCCTGGGGCTGCGCCGAGGACGCGGCACGGCTCGTGGCGGGTCCTGGCCCGGCCGGTCCGGTCAGCACTTCTCCACCGGCTGGGCGGGCGTGA
- a CDS encoding LPFR motif small protein yields MFRAIADVLSAIGSTLASVVTLPFRALARLFGGASRHA; encoded by the coding sequence GTGTTCCGTGCCATCGCAGACGTACTCAGCGCGATCGGATCGACGCTCGCCTCCGTGGTGACGCTGCCCTTCCGGGCCCTCGCCCGCCTCTTCGGCGGCGCGTCCCGTCACGCCTGA
- a CDS encoding glycosyltransferase, with protein sequence MLRASVVVPVYNAGEHLDRCAASLTTQTLSPDSYEILFVNDGSTDDSADRLHRIASEHAHVRVHHQENSGWPGKPRNVGVALARGAYVQFVDQDDELAPESLERLLALAERNQSDIVLGKVFGTMAGPSNVFKRTVERCTVKDAPLMESLTPHKMFRTSFLREHGITFPEGRVRLEDQLFMARAYVRARTVSILGDYPAYQWVRREDGGNNSGGATTATDYYGHLRAVVRAIHEGTEPGELRDHLLRRSYRVELLRPVTEPRVLQRKGKHLAEYFDVVRRMALECYPPGVRQGLPAVTGLRAALLEEGRLDSLVELATRTRRIKPRVAVEPPVWRDGKLAVRVVVHHVRGDGEPLGLVRRDGDWYLDPELLRGIEGAEDWKVEDPFAYAAGELLLQDTTTGHWWYPDAELTPSLRALGDGRHQVVMEGETLIDPALLSGGEPLAPGHHEVWLNSQMLGVGRRARVASHSRPHVAVGRAGGQVVAPRWAGPHAQLRLTAGGVGARPLTLVRRTLAATASHPGGRRVALRVGRSLPRGARRRARTWASRTHKWSLS encoded by the coding sequence ATGCTCAGAGCGAGTGTTGTCGTTCCGGTGTACAACGCGGGAGAACACCTCGACCGGTGTGCCGCGTCCCTGACCACCCAGACCCTGTCGCCCGACAGCTACGAGATCCTCTTCGTGAACGACGGGTCGACCGACGACTCGGCGGACCGGCTGCACAGGATCGCCTCCGAGCACGCCCATGTACGCGTGCACCACCAGGAGAACTCCGGCTGGCCCGGCAAACCCCGCAACGTGGGGGTCGCGCTGGCCCGCGGCGCCTACGTGCAGTTCGTCGACCAGGACGACGAACTGGCGCCGGAATCCCTCGAACGCCTTCTCGCGCTCGCGGAGCGCAACCAGTCGGACATCGTGCTGGGCAAGGTGTTCGGCACCATGGCGGGACCGAGCAACGTCTTCAAACGGACAGTTGAACGCTGCACCGTCAAGGACGCCCCGCTGATGGAGAGCCTCACCCCGCACAAGATGTTCCGTACGTCCTTCCTGCGGGAACACGGCATCACGTTCCCCGAGGGCCGGGTGCGGCTGGAGGACCAGCTGTTCATGGCGCGTGCCTACGTACGGGCCAGGACGGTGTCCATCCTCGGGGACTACCCGGCCTACCAGTGGGTGCGCCGGGAGGACGGCGGGAACAACAGCGGGGGCGCCACGACCGCCACGGACTACTACGGGCACCTGCGCGCCGTCGTCCGGGCCATCCACGAGGGCACCGAGCCCGGCGAACTGCGCGACCACCTGCTGCGGCGCTCCTACCGGGTGGAGCTGCTGCGGCCGGTGACCGAGCCGCGTGTCCTCCAGCGCAAGGGCAAGCACCTGGCCGAGTACTTCGACGTGGTCCGCCGCATGGCGCTGGAGTGCTACCCGCCGGGCGTCCGGCAGGGCCTGCCGGCCGTCACCGGGCTGCGCGCGGCCCTCCTGGAGGAAGGCCGCCTGGACTCGCTGGTCGAGCTGGCCACCAGGACGCGCCGGATCAAGCCCAGGGTCGCGGTGGAGCCGCCGGTGTGGCGGGACGGCAAGCTGGCGGTACGGGTCGTCGTCCACCACGTGCGCGGCGACGGCGAACCCCTCGGCCTCGTGCGCCGCGACGGCGACTGGTACCTGGACCCGGAGCTGCTGCGCGGGATCGAGGGCGCGGAGGACTGGAAGGTCGAGGACCCCTTCGCGTACGCGGCGGGCGAACTGCTCCTCCAGGACACCACCACCGGGCACTGGTGGTACCCGGACGCCGAACTGACGCCGTCGCTGCGGGCGCTGGGGGACGGGCGCCACCAGGTGGTCATGGAGGGGGAGACCCTGATCGACCCGGCGCTGCTGTCGGGCGGGGAGCCGCTGGCGCCCGGCCACCACGAGGTGTGGCTGAACTCCCAGATGCTCGGCGTCGGCCGCCGGGCCCGGGTGGCGTCCCACTCCCGCCCCCACGTGGCGGTGGGGCGGGCGGGCGGCCAGGTGGTGGCGCCTCGCTGGGCGGGCCCGCACGCCCAACTCCGCCTGACGGCAGGGGGTGTCGGGGCCCGCCCGCTGACCCTGGTACGCCGCACCCTCGCGGCGACGGCATCCCACCCCGGGGGGCGTCGCGTGGCGCTTCGGGTGGGGCGGAGTTTGCCGCGCGGGGCCCGCCGAAGGGCCCGCACGTGGGCGTCCCGCACCCACAAGTGGTCCCTGTCCTGA
- a CDS encoding ABC-F family ATP-binding cassette domain-containing protein, protein MTATLVAKDLAAGHGDRSLFSGLDLVVAPGDVIGLVGANGAGKSTLLRLLAGLDTPEEGELRLSPPTAAVGHLPQEPERRGGETVRAFLGRRTGVTAAQTALDEATQALVDGAPGADDAYATGLDTWLALGGADLDERAEEVAASLGLTVDLDQPMTTLSGGQAARAGLASLLLSRYDVFLLDEPTNDLDLDGLERLESFVSGLRAGVVVVSHDREFLVRTVTKVLELDLVQQKITLFGGGYEAYLEERETARRHAREEFEEYADKKSSLEARAHTQRSWMEKGVKNARRKATDNDKIGRNLRTESTEKQAAKARQTQRMIERLDVVEEPRKEWELRMEIASADRSGAVVATLNSAQVARGDFRFGPVTLQVDRGDRVAITGVNGSGKSTLLAALLGRLPLDAGHATLGSGVVVGEVDQARALFHGQDTLLDAFRAAVPDTEPAEIRTLLAKFGLKSHHLSRPATTLSPGERTRSALALLQGRGVNLLVLDEPTNHLDLPAIEQLESAMDSYDGTLLLVTHDRRMLNAVRTTRRLTVAGGRVTES, encoded by the coding sequence ATGACTGCCACGCTCGTAGCCAAGGACCTCGCCGCGGGACACGGCGACCGCTCGCTCTTCTCCGGACTCGACCTCGTGGTCGCCCCGGGAGACGTGATCGGGCTCGTCGGTGCCAACGGCGCCGGGAAGTCGACCCTGCTCCGGCTGCTCGCCGGACTCGACACCCCCGAGGAGGGGGAGCTGAGGCTCTCCCCGCCGACCGCCGCCGTCGGCCACCTCCCGCAGGAGCCGGAACGGCGCGGCGGCGAGACGGTACGGGCCTTCCTGGGCCGCCGCACCGGTGTCACCGCCGCGCAGACCGCGCTCGACGAAGCCACCCAGGCGCTGGTGGACGGTGCCCCCGGCGCGGACGACGCGTACGCCACGGGCCTGGACACCTGGCTCGCCCTCGGCGGCGCCGACCTCGACGAACGCGCGGAGGAGGTCGCCGCCTCCCTCGGCCTCACCGTCGACCTCGACCAGCCCATGACCACCCTGTCCGGCGGCCAGGCCGCCCGGGCCGGCCTCGCGTCCCTGCTGCTCTCCCGCTACGACGTCTTCCTGCTGGACGAGCCGACGAACGACCTGGACCTCGACGGGCTCGAACGTCTCGAATCCTTCGTCTCCGGACTGCGCGCCGGTGTCGTCGTGGTCAGCCACGACCGCGAGTTCCTCGTCCGTACGGTCACCAAGGTGCTCGAACTCGACCTCGTCCAGCAGAAGATCACCCTCTTCGGCGGCGGGTACGAGGCGTACCTGGAGGAGCGCGAGACCGCGCGGCGCCACGCCCGCGAGGAGTTCGAGGAGTACGCGGACAAGAAGTCGTCCCTGGAGGCCCGCGCCCACACCCAGCGGTCGTGGATGGAGAAGGGCGTCAAGAACGCCCGGCGCAAGGCCACGGACAACGACAAGATCGGCCGCAACCTCCGGACCGAGTCCACCGAGAAGCAGGCCGCGAAGGCCCGCCAGACCCAGCGCATGATCGAGCGCCTCGACGTGGTCGAGGAACCCCGCAAGGAGTGGGAACTCCGGATGGAGATCGCCTCCGCGGACCGCTCGGGCGCCGTGGTGGCGACCCTGAACTCCGCGCAGGTCGCCCGCGGCGACTTCCGCTTCGGGCCCGTCACGCTCCAGGTCGACCGGGGCGACCGGGTCGCCATCACCGGCGTCAACGGCTCCGGCAAGTCCACGCTCCTGGCCGCGCTGTTGGGCCGTCTGCCGCTGGACGCGGGGCACGCGACGCTCGGCTCCGGTGTGGTGGTCGGCGAGGTCGACCAGGCCCGCGCGCTGTTCCACGGCCAGGACACCCTGCTGGACGCCTTCCGGGCGGCCGTCCCCGACACGGAACCGGCGGAGATCCGCACCCTCCTCGCCAAGTTCGGCCTCAAGTCGCACCACCTGTCCCGGCCGGCCACGACGCTGTCGCCGGGGGAGCGGACCCGCTCGGCGCTCGCCCTCCTCCAGGGCCGCGGAGTGAACCTCCTCGTCCTGGACGAACCGACCAACCACCTCGATCTCCCCGCGATCGAGCAGCTCGAATCCGCGATGGACTCCTACGACGGCACGCTCCTCCTGGTCACCCACGACCGCCGCATGCTGAACGCGGTCCGCACGACGCGCCGCCTGACGGTGGCGGGGGGCCGGGTCACGGAATCCTGA
- a CDS encoding Tex family protein, whose translation MTTSIEGRIAEEIGVRERQVRAAVELLDGGSTVPFIARYRKEATEMLDDTQLRTLEERLRYLRELEERRTAILESVRDQGKLDAALEAQIRGADTKARLEDIYLPFKPKRRTKAQIAREAGLGPLAEGLLSDPSVDPLAAAAAFVDADKGVADPAAALEGARSILTERFSENADLIGEARERMWSKGRLTAKVRAGKEEAGAKFADYFDFAEPFTALPSHRVLAMLRGEKEDVLDLSLEPEEPSDLPGPTLYESMIARRFGIADRGRPGDKWLADTVRWAWRTRILVHLGIDLRLRLRTAAEDEAVRVFASNLRDLLLAAPAGTRATLGLDPGFRTGVKVAVVDATGKVVAIDTIYPHVPANKWDESLAKLARLAKDHAVDLVAIGNGTASRETDKLAGELIAAHPELKLTKVMVSEAGASVYSASAFASQELPDLDVSIRGAVSIARRLQDPLAELVKIDPKSIGVGQYQHDLSEVKLSRSLDTVVEDCVNGVGVDVNTASTPLLARVSGISAGLAENIVAHRDAHGPFRSRRALKDVARLGPKAYEQCAGFLRIRDGEDPLDASSVHPEAYPVVRAMVKSAGSGVATLIGNTSVLRSLKPADFVNDSFGLPTVTDILRELEKPGRDPRPAFRTATFKDGVEKLADLEPGMILEGVVTNVAAFGAFVDVGVHQDGLVHVSAMSRTFVKDPRDVVKPGDVVRVKVQEVDLPRKRISLTLRLEDEASGSASGPGRPERKSASPSTPRQRGGRSSTPPPAARGGRQGGAASAPAPSNSAMADALRRAGLG comes from the coding sequence GTGACGACGTCCATCGAAGGCAGGATCGCCGAGGAAATCGGCGTACGGGAACGACAGGTGAGGGCGGCCGTCGAGCTGCTCGACGGCGGGTCGACCGTGCCGTTCATCGCTCGCTACCGCAAGGAAGCGACCGAGATGCTCGACGACACGCAGCTGCGCACCCTGGAGGAGCGGCTGCGCTACCTGCGCGAGCTGGAGGAGCGGCGGACGGCGATCCTGGAGTCCGTACGGGACCAGGGGAAGCTGGACGCGGCCCTGGAGGCGCAGATCCGGGGCGCCGACACCAAGGCGCGCCTGGAGGACATCTACCTGCCGTTCAAGCCCAAGCGGCGCACGAAGGCGCAGATCGCCCGGGAGGCCGGGCTCGGGCCGCTGGCCGAGGGCCTGCTGTCCGACCCGTCGGTGGATCCCCTGGCGGCGGCAGCGGCGTTCGTGGACGCCGACAAGGGCGTCGCCGATCCGGCCGCCGCGCTGGAGGGCGCGCGCTCGATCCTCACCGAGCGGTTCTCCGAGAACGCCGACCTGATCGGCGAGGCGCGCGAGCGGATGTGGAGCAAGGGGCGGCTGACCGCGAAGGTGCGGGCGGGCAAGGAGGAGGCGGGCGCGAAGTTCGCCGACTACTTCGACTTCGCCGAGCCGTTCACCGCGCTGCCCTCGCACCGCGTGCTGGCGATGCTCCGGGGCGAGAAGGAGGACGTCCTCGACCTGTCCCTGGAGCCCGAGGAGCCCTCGGACCTGCCGGGGCCGACGCTGTACGAGAGCATGATCGCGCGCCGCTTCGGCATCGCCGACCGGGGGCGCCCCGGTGACAAGTGGCTGGCGGACACGGTGCGGTGGGCGTGGCGCACCCGGATCCTCGTGCACCTCGGGATCGACCTGCGGCTCCGGTTGCGGACGGCCGCCGAGGACGAGGCGGTACGGGTCTTCGCGTCGAACCTGCGCGACCTGCTCCTCGCGGCGCCGGCGGGGACGCGCGCGACGCTGGGCCTGGACCCCGGGTTCCGTACGGGCGTGAAGGTCGCCGTGGTGGACGCGACGGGCAAGGTCGTCGCCATCGACACGATCTACCCCCACGTCCCGGCGAACAAGTGGGACGAGTCCCTGGCGAAGCTCGCGCGGCTCGCGAAGGACCACGCGGTGGACCTGGTCGCCATCGGCAACGGCACGGCGTCCCGCGAGACCGACAAGCTCGCGGGCGAGCTGATCGCGGCGCACCCGGAGCTGAAGCTCACGAAGGTGATGGTCTCGGAGGCGGGCGCCTCCGTGTACTCGGCGTCGGCGTTCGCCTCGCAGGAGCTGCCCGACCTGGACGTGTCGATCCGCGGCGCCGTCTCGATCGCGCGGCGGCTCCAGGACCCGCTGGCCGAGCTGGTGAAGATCGACCCCAAGTCCATCGGCGTCGGCCAGTACCAGCACGACCTGTCCGAGGTGAAGCTGTCCCGCTCGCTCGATACGGTGGTCGAGGACTGTGTGAACGGAGTGGGGGTCGACGTCAACACGGCGTCCACGCCGCTCCTCGCCCGGGTCTCCGGCATCAGCGCGGGCCTCGCGGAGAACATCGTGGCCCACCGCGACGCCCACGGGCCCTTCCGGTCCCGGCGGGCGCTCAAGGACGTGGCCAGGCTCGGCCCGAAGGCGTACGAGCAGTGCGCGGGGTTCCTCCGGATCCGCGACGGGGAGGACCCGCTCGACGCGTCGTCGGTCCACCCGGAGGCGTACCCGGTGGTCCGCGCCATGGTGAAGTCGGCGGGCAGCGGGGTGGCGACGCTCATCGGCAACACGTCGGTGCTGCGGTCGCTGAAGCCGGCGGACTTCGTGAACGACTCGTTCGGGCTGCCGACCGTGACGGACATCCTGCGCGAGCTGGAGAAGCCGGGGCGGGATCCGCGTCCCGCGTTCCGGACGGCGACGTTCAAGGACGGCGTCGAGAAGCTGGCGGACCTGGAGCCGGGCATGATCCTGGAGGGCGTCGTGACGAACGTGGCGGCGTTCGGGGCGTTCGTGGACGTGGGGGTGCATCAGGACGGGCTCGTGCACGTGTCGGCGATGTCGCGGACGTTCGTGAAGGATCCCCGGGACGTGGTGAAGCCGGGGGACGTGGTGCGGGTGAAGGTGCAGGAGGTCGACCTGCCGCGGAAGCGGATCTCGTTGACGCTGCGGCTGGAGGACGAGGCGTCCGGGTCCGCGTCGGGGCCGGGGCGGCCGGAGCGGAAGTCCGCGTCCCCGTCGACACCGCGCCAGCGCGGTGGCCGCTCCAGCACGCCTCCGCCCGCGGCGCGGGGAGGCCGCCAGGGCGGGGCCGCGTCGGCGCCGGCGCCTTCGAACAGTGCGATGGCGGATGCGTTGCGGAGGGCGGGGTTGGGGTAG